A window of the Cuculus canorus isolate bCucCan1 chromosome 3, bCucCan1.pri, whole genome shotgun sequence genome harbors these coding sequences:
- the CGAS gene encoding cyclic GMP-AMP synthase isoform X4 — MISSFRAAGSLVPRFRTPFPAGSEPIHGGERRGRHGVCTAASWGDRPAAARSPAGSPAGTREAPPAPRDPTARSRAAAPPPAPVSRLRLREVLSRLSLARQDVSEASGLVNRVVSQLIRAIRSKEGSFGSIERLGAGSYYERVKLPLDPFQQFHMLLTLRIPELDTILQIFEPNEFDIMLVMPVARLQLEECDDTGAFYYLTFKRNPKEKYLLKFLDEDGKLSAFKMLQALRDIIKQEVKNIKNVEVTVKRKKAGSPAITLQIKNLPAEISVDIILTLEVQQSWPPSTQDGLKIEQWLGRKVRGEFRNKSLYLVAKQNKKEKVLRGKVVLSF; from the exons atgatttcttctttcagagcGGCAGGCAGCCTCGTTCCCCGTTTCCGCACTCCCTTTCCAGCGGGCTCGGAGCCCATTCACGGCGGAGAGCGGCGGGGCAGGCACGGGGTGTGCACCGCAGCCTCCTGGGGGGACCGACCTGCCGCTGCCCGGAGCCCCGCAGGGAGCCCCGCAGGGACTCGGGAGGCTCCCCCCGCACCCCGAGACCCCACGGCGCGGAGTCGGGCTgcagccccgccgcccgcccccgTGTCCCGGCTGCGGCTGCGGGAGGTGCTGTCGCGGCTCAGCCTGGCACGGCAGGACGTGTCCGAAGCCTCCGGGCTGGTGAACCGGGTGGTTTCGCAGCTGATCCGAGCGATCCGGAGCAAGGAAGGCAGCTTCGGCAGCATCGAGCGCCTGGGAGCCGGCAGCTACTACGAGCGCGTCAAG cttcctctggacccattccaacagttccatatgcttcttacattgaggattccagaactggacacaatactccag ATATTTGAACCAAATGAGTTTGACATCATGCTTGTAATGCCTGTTGCAAGACTTCAGCTGGAGGAATGTGATGACACTGGAGCCTTTTATTATCTAACATTCAAGAgaaatccaaaagaaaagtatttgttGAAATTTTTAGATGAAGATGGAAAATTATCAGCCTTTAAAATGCTTCAAGCATTAAGAGACATTATTAAACAAGaagtaaaaaacattaaaa ATGTGGAAGTAactgtgaaaaggaagaaggctGGAAGCCCTGCAATAACTCTCCAAATCAAAAATCTTCCAGCAGAAATATCAGTGGACATCATCTTGACTTTGGAAGTTCAGCAGAGCTGGCCACCCAGCACACAGGACGGCCTCAAAATTGAACAGTGGCTGGGAAGAAAAGTCAGGGGAGAGTTCAGAAATAAATCACTTTATTTAGTagccaaacaaaacaagaaagaaaaggttctAAGAG